DNA sequence from the Eulemur rufifrons isolate Redbay chromosome 6, OSU_ERuf_1, whole genome shotgun sequence genome:
ttttatatgaTAGATGGGGTGCATCATGGAATTATTTATTAGGTCTGAAAAGCTCTAAAAAGTAATCCAATCCAACCTTCTGTATTTGCAGGAATAGCATTAGGATAGTACAGTAGGAGTCGGTGATCCTGGATTTTGAGATAATCAGTTCCCTCCTTTGTTAGTGGTGATAATCATACTCATTTCACAGTTGAATAACATGAGATAAAGCCTTAGAATATTTGAGTGCAGTTCCTAGCAAATAGTATGGATTCCAAACATAActagataattttatattattttggggAACCTAATGAGGAAGAAACAGGACAGTTCTTAAACATTTGATGTACAAGATtttctaaacaaataaaataacaccTTAACAGAGACTTCTCTCCTGGTAAACAGATTTAGGTACAATAGACTGTATGATTTGAAGGACCCCAGAAAGACATGACCTATACCTTTTGCCAAAGCTGTATCAttctttgggttttctttcaTAAGTCAGAGGAAGGAGAATCTTAGAATCCTTTACCTTTCAAGTAAATGAGGGTACCATATCGCCTCATTTATGATTCTTTTTCACCAACCTATCCCCCAATTCAGAGTTAGTCAGGTCTTCCCTACACTTTTGTAATAATTTGTGTATAACTCTGTTATTGTTCATATatcatttgttcttatttttacccATCTGCCAGAGaggttatatttttattcctttgagaTAAGGAcatttcctttttcaattttGTGAGCCTATTGCCTAAAAGACTGCCAGGGGAAAAGGTTAAATGATAAGAGAATACTGGCAACATTAAACTACTATCTGGAGGGTGGGATACATATACTTGGTTCATTATAttcaagatgaaaaagaaaaatggaaagggaaTTGAAAAAACTTTAAGGATGAACTTCATTACCCCCACACTATTGCAATCAGAGGAATCAACTTATCATCCAGTTTAATGACAAGTGTTGCTCCCTCATAGCTATTTGGAATCACTCATGCTCcttttaaagctgtttttttcAGAAGTCAGAAATTCTACAAATATAAAGAcctatctaaaatagaaaaaaagcaattattttgtaGGTTTCATACCTAccaaaaaatgaatatttagataaaatggaaattaacattgttttcattgtataagtacaaatatttaattaagcAAAATCAATACAGTTAAAAGTTCACAGTGAGAACCTGGGACATTTACCTGAGTCTCTCCATTGTGCCAGGCTCTGCTAGTTATTTGGGAATAGTACAATAGTTAAATTGTAGATATGGTAGTCTAtgtaatcattaaaaagaaaataaaaaagaaacttaggAATAGCAATTGAGAGCCTCATCTGTTACACTaaagtatttttctaattaatgtatattttttagtttctgtaAAGACATATCAATTCTCTGCaaaataggctgggtgcagtggctcacgcctgtaatcctagcactctgggaggccaaggcgggaggatcgcttgaggtcaggagctcgagcccagcctgagcaagagcgagaccccgcatctactaaaaatagaaagaaattagcaggacaactaaaaacatatagaaaaaattagccggtcatggtggcgcatgcctgtagtcccagctactcgagaggctgaggcagaaggattgcttaagcccaggagtttgaggttgctgtgagctaggctgacgccatagcactctagcccaggaaacagagcgagactctgtctccaaaaaaaaaaaaaaaaaattctctacaaaataaaatgaaacaaatcaaaCATGTATAGATAAATCGTATTACCTCAGTCCTCTATACTATTTAAAGTAATAGGTAAACTTCAGTAACATAGCATGGAGGATAAACAGATGAATTCATTTGGCTCTATATAAACTGCTAGGATCCACAACTTGTACctaggaaaacaaatatttttaccctCCTGTCTCTAGAATCAGTAGCTAATTTTTGATCCTAATTTTACAGAACACTGAAAGAATGTTGTagaaatatatagcaaaaaaatGAGAGCACACCAAAATGGCACCATCTCCACTGAGGCTTCAAATTTCCTCCTGAACTGTTTTGTCAGATGCCCCATTTGGCAACGCTGGctgtccctgcccctcagcctcctcttcctcctggccaTGGGGGCCAACGCCACCCTCCTGATCACCATCCAGCTGGAGGCCGCTCTACACCAGCCCATGTACTACCTGCtcagcctcctctccctgctggaCATTGTGCTCTGCCTCACCGTCATCCCCAAGGTCCTGGCCATCTTCTGGTTCGACCTCAGACCCATCAGTTTTTCTGCTTGCTTCCTCCAGATGTACATCATGAATTGCTTCCTAGCCATGGAGTCATGCACATTCATGGTCATGGCCTATGATCGTTATATAGCCATCTGCCACCCACTGAGATACCCGTCCATCATCACTGACCAGTTTGTAGTCAAAGCTGCCACCTTTATTTTGGCCAGGAACGTCGTTTTAACTATGCCCATTCCCATTCTTTCAGCACGGCTTTATTACTGCAGGAGAAATGTCATTGAAAACTGCATCTGTGCCAATATGTCTGTCTCCAGGCTCTCCTGTGATGATGTCACTATCAATCGCCTTTACCAATTTGCTGGGGGCTGGACTCTGCTAGGATCTGACCTCATCCTCATCTTCCTCTCCTATACCTTCATACTGCGAGCTGTGCTGAGACTCAAGGCAGAGGGTGCTGTGGTCAAGGCCCTAAGCACATGTGGCTCCCACTTCATCCTTATCCTCTTCTTCAGCACCATCCTTCTGGTCTTCGTCCTTACTCATGTGGCTAAGGAGAAGGTCTCCCCTGATGTGCCAGTCTTGCTCAATGTCCTCCACCATGTCATCCCTGCAGCCCTTAACCCTATTGTTTATGGGGTGAGAACCCAGGAGATCAAGCAAGGAATCCAGAGGTTACTGAAGAAAGGGTGGTACTAATGGCAACTGCATCTCTGAATTTCTAAAATCGGATGTCTTTTGAATCACTAATCAGCGAGTGGGCTGAAACTTGTATCTATGAGTTATACTCTCATACTGGGTAAACTAGATATTgcacattattttctaaaacttcaaTTTCATTTTAAGTTTCCCTTTCTTTCATCCTTCCATCAAGAATATACTTGgccctttcccttttttcctatgtttacaATCTTATTTTGTCTAAAACAGTGACATTACTTGAAGCAGGTTCTAAAGTGAGAAATTTATGTTCCAAATAATGCAACTGTTAACATCCCATGaactttatattcttaaaaatacaaatgcagaTATTTTGTGGATCATGTTGTGTGTAACGTGTTCTTATCTTCATTTTCACAGAAGGGAATGAGAAAAAGACACAGCAGTTGAGATTTCACTCCTGAGTGATGGAGGCTTGCTACTACTGGTCTTTCGTTAGGTCTTTTTCTCTCATCCTTCAACCACATCAttgcctttctctgtctctctgtctctgtctctttctcttcccttttcctctgtcagacaatgtaaaattttgtaatgtgCACTACAAGAGGGAGGGGTTTCTGCCTTGATTGCTTACATATGTGACAATTATCAATGATTTTTCTTAGATATAAGAAATTCCTAAATCCTCCTCCTCATTATGTTTTTGCTTAGGACGCTTATCTTTTGGATCCAGGATATCATATATGGTACGCAAACATAGCTCTGCTAATGAGTCAACAGATTCTTAGGACTATAATATATAATTCAGTAATAGTACTGACATAAAATAGCCTAGAGGaacattattttctcattaattgTATTAGTTTCTATGCACACCT
Encoded proteins:
- the LOC138384877 gene encoding olfactory receptor 56A3, which codes for MRAHQNGTISTEASNFLLNCFVRCPIWQRWLSLPLSLLFLLAMGANATLLITIQLEAALHQPMYYLLSLLSLLDIVLCLTVIPKVLAIFWFDLRPISFSACFLQMYIMNCFLAMESCTFMVMAYDRYIAICHPLRYPSIITDQFVVKAATFILARNVVLTMPIPILSARLYYCRRNVIENCICANMSVSRLSCDDVTINRLYQFAGGWTLLGSDLILIFLSYTFILRAVLRLKAEGAVVKALSTCGSHFILILFFSTILLVFVLTHVAKEKVSPDVPVLLNVLHHVIPAALNPIVYGVRTQEIKQGIQRLLKKGWY